From Nycticebus coucang isolate mNycCou1 chromosome 6, mNycCou1.pri, whole genome shotgun sequence, the proteins below share one genomic window:
- the LOC128589062 gene encoding U1 small nuclear ribonucleoprotein C-like, producing the protein MPKFYCDYRDTYLTHDSPSVRKTHCSGSTKRMRGNYQRRMEGQAQSPTDKTAAAFQQGKIPPTPFSAPPPAGAMIPPPPNLLGPPHPGMMPAPHMGGPPMRLMMSPPPPGMMPGGPDPRMRPPVGGYRPMTAGPPMMRPPARPTHPGMAQPDR; encoded by the coding sequence ATGCCCAAGTTTTATTGTGACTACCGTGATACATATCTCACCCATGACTCTCCATCTGTGAGAAAAACACACTGCAGTGGGAGCACAAAGAGAATGAGAGGGAACTATCAGAGACGGATGGAAGGGCAGGCCCAGAGCCCGACTGACAAAACAGCGGCTGCATTTCAACAAGGAAAAATACCTCCTACTCCattctctgctcctcctcctgcagggGCGATGATTCCACCTCCCCCCAATCTTCTGGGTCCTCCTCATCCTGGCATGATGCCAGCACCGCACATGGGGGGCCCTCCCATGAGGCTGATGAtgagtcctcctcctcctgggatgATGCCAGGGGGACCTGATCCTAGAATGAGACCACCCGTGGGAGGTTACAGGCCAATGACAGCTGGGCCCCCAATGATGAGACCTCCTGCTCGTCCCACTCATCCTGGAATGGCTCAACCAGACAGGTGA